The following proteins are co-located in the Haloarcula marismortui ATCC 43049 genome:
- a CDS encoding enoyl-CoA hydratase/isomerase family protein has protein sequence MVQTTNGDGIRTLTLDRPDQRNALTSAALRDLEAAVESATEPVLYLHGAGEAFCAGADLDEVKALDAESAEAFAALGQRVAHALESYDGAVVAGIDGAARGGGVELALACDIRVATPDATLAETGVKLGLFGAWGGTARLPDIVGTGDALDIALSGRTLDAETALQMGLVSRVTAEPRAVAEEIAAVDADALRVLKARMRDDADRETQERREQQAFADLNAKTE, from the coding sequence ATGGTACAGACCACGAACGGCGATGGTATCCGGACCCTGACGCTTGACCGGCCCGACCAGCGCAATGCGCTCACCAGTGCGGCGCTACGTGACCTCGAAGCAGCCGTCGAGTCAGCGACCGAACCAGTGCTGTATCTCCATGGCGCTGGCGAGGCGTTCTGTGCCGGCGCGGATCTAGACGAGGTCAAGGCCCTCGATGCAGAGAGCGCCGAAGCGTTCGCGGCGCTGGGCCAGCGCGTCGCTCACGCACTGGAATCCTACGATGGGGCTGTTGTTGCCGGTATCGACGGCGCAGCACGGGGCGGCGGCGTCGAACTGGCGCTGGCCTGTGATATCCGTGTCGCAACGCCCGACGCGACGCTGGCCGAAACAGGGGTCAAACTCGGCCTGTTCGGCGCGTGGGGCGGGACGGCGCGGCTCCCCGACATCGTCGGGACCGGCGACGCGCTCGACATCGCACTCTCCGGCCGAACGCTTGACGCCGAGACGGCGCTGCAGATGGGGCTGGTCTCACGGGTGACTGCGGAGCCTCGGGCTGTGGCTGAAGAGATAGCAGCCGTCGACGCGGACGCGCTTCGAGTGCTGAAAGCACGGATGCGAGACGATGCAGACAGGGAAACACAGGAGCGCCGCGAGCAGCAGGCCTTCGCCGACCTCAACGCGAAGACCGAGTAG
- a CDS encoding DUF3105 domain-containing protein, translated as MVDCEYCGESFDGDNAYLDHLADAHDGELGAIDRRRVEEHTGGEEGNALPVGPIVIGVVVVLAIGLTVYVTQLSGGDGGSGSDADLVGTTGAQPLSAVEATGVEASSLDDTGDSDRLSSVEQFPDRGNNHVEEGSAIDYQRVPPLSGTHYASTVSAGFYEATPLLGSLVHTLEHGAVIVYYDPDEISPEARQSLREFSSVHTGTWRSVVAVPNPNDDPRATYVVTAWQHELTIDSYDAETVHAFLSEYLGRGPENPVR; from the coding sequence ATGGTCGACTGTGAGTACTGCGGGGAATCGTTCGACGGCGACAACGCCTACCTTGACCATCTCGCCGACGCCCACGACGGCGAACTGGGCGCGATTGATCGACGGCGCGTCGAAGAGCACACCGGTGGCGAAGAGGGGAACGCCCTCCCGGTCGGGCCGATTGTTATCGGCGTCGTCGTCGTGCTCGCTATTGGGCTCACAGTGTACGTGACTCAGTTGAGCGGTGGCGACGGCGGCAGCGGAAGTGACGCGGACCTGGTCGGGACGACAGGTGCACAGCCGCTCTCCGCGGTCGAGGCCACCGGGGTCGAAGCGTCGTCACTGGACGACACCGGCGACAGTGACCGACTGTCCAGTGTGGAACAGTTCCCGGACCGGGGGAACAACCATGTCGAAGAAGGCAGTGCTATCGACTACCAGCGAGTCCCGCCACTCTCCGGGACACACTATGCGTCAACGGTGAGTGCAGGCTTCTACGAAGCGACGCCGCTGCTCGGTTCACTCGTCCATACGCTGGAACACGGCGCGGTCATCGTCTACTACGACCCCGACGAGATTTCCCCCGAAGCCAGACAGAGCCTCCGGGAGTTTTCCAGTGTTCATACCGGTACCTGGCGGAGCGTCGTCGCCGTTCCGAACCCCAACGACGACCCACGGGCGACCTACGTTGTGACGGCGTGGCAGCACGAGCTAACGATAGACAGCTACGACGCCGAAACGGTCCACGCGTTCCTCTCGGAGTATCTGGGTCGCGGCCCGGAGAACCCGGTTCGATAG
- a CDS encoding NAD+ synthase → MATAESIVRADEPLNLTFSEAELEAHRDHITSFIEAQVDAAGVDTVVMGLSGGIDSTLVSHLAVEALGRDAVHGLVMPSEVNRADNMSDAERVANDLLGIEYDVIEINPLVDTFLDAYPDAEGDQLAVGNLRVRCRAVLNYLVGNHEQALVLGTGNRSEALVGYYTKYGDGAVDCHPIAALYKQQVRQLAKHVGVPDDLAEKTASAEMWAGQTDADEMGMDYDTLDSILALHIDGGVPAAGTADQLGVPLDVVETVREMYESSAHKRAMPPGPDPLY, encoded by the coding sequence ATGGCAACGGCCGAATCCATTGTCCGTGCCGATGAGCCGCTGAACCTGACGTTCTCCGAGGCTGAGTTGGAGGCGCACCGCGACCATATCACCTCGTTCATCGAGGCACAGGTCGACGCCGCCGGTGTCGACACCGTGGTGATGGGGCTCTCGGGCGGCATCGACAGCACGCTCGTCTCGCATCTGGCCGTCGAAGCGCTTGGCCGTGACGCCGTTCACGGGCTCGTAATGCCCAGCGAGGTCAACCGGGCTGACAACATGAGCGACGCCGAGCGGGTGGCTAACGACCTGCTCGGCATCGAGTACGACGTTATCGAGATCAATCCGCTGGTCGACACGTTCCTCGATGCATACCCCGACGCCGAGGGCGACCAGCTCGCCGTCGGCAATCTCCGTGTTCGCTGTCGGGCGGTGCTAAACTATCTCGTCGGCAACCACGAACAGGCGCTGGTCCTTGGGACCGGAAACCGCAGTGAGGCACTGGTCGGCTACTACACGAAATACGGTGACGGTGCGGTCGACTGCCACCCCATCGCGGCGCTGTACAAGCAACAGGTCCGACAGCTGGCGAAACACGTCGGCGTCCCCGACGACCTCGCCGAAAAGACCGCCAGCGCCGAGATGTGGGCCGGCCAGACCGACGCCGACGAGATGGGGATGGACTACGACACGCTCGACTCCATTCTCGCCCTGCACATCGATGGCGGTGTTCCGGCAGCCGGGACAGCCGACCAGCTCGGCGTCCCGCTCGATGTCGTTGAGACTGTCCGTGAGATGTACGAATCGAGCGCCCACAAGCGAGCGATGCCGCCGGGTCCGGACCCGCTGTACTGA
- a CDS encoding AAA family ATPase, with amino-acid sequence MDAPLWTETHAPELSDIRQPKAREHLQGAIEEPMNLLVHGPKGSGKTAAVRAFAREVHENPDADFTELNMADVFGMTKKEVSNDPRFASFIDSKRRRESSKADLINHVLKESASYSPVSGSYKTILLDNAEGMREDFQQALRRVMEQYYEATQFVIATRQPSAVIPPIRSRCFPVVMREPTHEETASVLEDIVTAEGVDHDDDGIEYVAGYAEGDLRTAVLAAQTTAEAEGEVTMDAAFETLNAIEADDQVEQMVDAAEDGRFTDARSTLDDLLVDEGYGASDILDDVLEVARSRYSGDRLAEIHTMAGETDMALVDAANERIHLSHLLAQLGER; translated from the coding sequence ATGGACGCGCCGCTGTGGACGGAGACACACGCCCCGGAGTTGTCGGATATCCGCCAGCCGAAGGCCCGCGAGCACCTGCAAGGAGCCATCGAGGAGCCGATGAATCTTCTGGTCCACGGGCCGAAGGGAAGCGGGAAGACGGCCGCTGTCCGGGCCTTTGCCCGGGAGGTCCACGAGAATCCCGACGCGGACTTTACCGAACTCAACATGGCCGACGTGTTCGGCATGACAAAAAAAGAGGTCTCGAACGACCCGCGGTTCGCGTCGTTCATCGACAGCAAGCGACGGCGCGAGTCCTCGAAGGCCGACCTCATCAACCACGTGCTCAAGGAGTCCGCCAGCTACTCGCCGGTGTCGGGCAGCTACAAGACCATTCTGCTGGACAACGCCGAGGGGATGCGCGAAGACTTCCAGCAGGCGCTACGTCGGGTGATGGAGCAGTACTACGAAGCGACGCAGTTCGTCATCGCGACGCGTCAGCCCTCGGCTGTTATCCCGCCGATTCGCTCGCGATGTTTTCCGGTCGTGATGCGCGAGCCGACCCACGAGGAAACGGCGTCGGTACTGGAGGATATCGTCACCGCAGAGGGCGTCGACCACGACGACGACGGCATCGAGTACGTCGCCGGGTACGCGGAAGGGGACCTCCGGACGGCAGTGCTGGCCGCCCAGACCACCGCCGAAGCCGAGGGCGAGGTGACGATGGACGCCGCGTTCGAGACGCTCAACGCCATCGAAGCCGACGACCAGGTCGAGCAGATGGTCGACGCGGCCGAAGACGGGCGTTTTACCGACGCCCGGTCGACACTCGATGACCTGCTCGTCGACGAGGGGTACGGCGCGTCCGACATCCTCGATGACGTGCTAGAAGTGGCCCGGTCGCGCTACTCCGGAGACCGACTGGCCGAGATTCACACGATGGCCGGCGAGACGGATATGGCGCTCGTCGACGCGGCGAACGAGCGGATCCATCTCTCGCACCTCCTCGCACAGCTGGGCGAGCGGTAA
- a CDS encoding 30S ribosomal protein S24e, giving the protein MDIDIIEEDENPMLHRTDVRFEVVHDEATPSRLSVRDSLAATLNKDAEEVVIHKLDTKFGMRKTVGYAKVYDNPEYARDVEQDHMLERNKIVADGEEEAEEA; this is encoded by the coding sequence ATGGATATCGACATCATCGAAGAAGACGAGAATCCCATGTTGCACCGCACGGACGTCCGGTTCGAGGTCGTCCACGACGAAGCCACCCCATCCCGTCTCTCTGTCCGCGACTCTCTTGCGGCCACGCTGAACAAGGACGCCGAGGAAGTCGTCATCCACAAGCTCGACACCAAGTTCGGCATGCGGAAGACGGTCGGCTACGCGAAGGTCTACGACAACCCCGAGTACGCCCGTGACGTCGAGCAGGACCACATGCTCGAACGCAACAAGATCGTCGCCGACGGCGAAGAGGAAGCGGAGGAAGCATAG
- a CDS encoding 30S ribosomal protein S27ae, which produces MPHNEYYNDDGELDRETCPRCGDTVLAEHEDRQHCGKCGYTEWK; this is translated from the coding sequence ATGCCACACAACGAGTACTACAACGACGATGGCGAACTCGACCGCGAGACCTGCCCCCGGTGCGGTGACACCGTCCTCGCCGAGCACGAGGACCGCCAGCACTGCGGGAAGTGCGGCTACACCGAGTGGAAGTAA
- a CDS encoding bifunctional N(6)-L-threonylcarbamoyladenine synthase/serine/threonine protein kinase: MRILGIEGTAWAASASVFETPDPARVTDDDHVFIETDAYAPDSGGIHPREAAEHMGEAIPTVVETAIEHTHGRAGRDGDDSAPIDAVAFARGPGLGPCLRIVATAARAVAQRFDVPLVGVNHMVAHLEVGRHRSGFDSPVCLNASGANAHILGYRNGRYRVLGETMDTGVGNAIDKFTRHIGWSHPGGPKVEQHARDGEYHELPYVVKGMDFSFSGIMSAAKQAVDDGVPVENVCRGMEETIFAMLTEVSERALSLTGADELVLGGGVGQNARLQRMLGEMCEQREAEFYAPENRFLRDNAGMIAMLGAKMYAAGDTIAIEDSRIDSNFRPDEVAVTWRGPEESVDSYRMGGDEVQGAEATVHFDGDRVIKVRVPRSYRHPTLDERLRTERTRQEARLTSEARRNGVPTPLVRDVDPQESRIVFQRVGDTDLREGLSEGRVADVGRWLARIHDAGFVHGDPTTRNVRVGGRDEQADRTTLIDFGLGYYTQEAEDHAMDLHVLAQSLAGTADDPETLLSAAEDAYRTESDHADAVFASLDDIEGRGRYQ; encoded by the coding sequence ATGCGTATTCTGGGTATCGAAGGTACCGCCTGGGCAGCTAGTGCTTCGGTGTTTGAGACGCCGGACCCGGCCCGGGTAACCGACGACGATCACGTTTTCATCGAAACTGACGCGTACGCGCCAGACAGCGGCGGCATCCACCCGCGCGAGGCCGCCGAGCATATGGGCGAAGCCATCCCGACCGTCGTCGAGACGGCTATCGAACACACACACGGGCGCGCCGGCAGGGACGGAGACGACAGCGCACCGATCGACGCCGTCGCCTTTGCCCGCGGTCCGGGGCTGGGACCCTGCTTGCGAATCGTCGCCACGGCCGCCCGGGCGGTCGCCCAGCGGTTCGACGTGCCGCTGGTCGGCGTGAACCACATGGTCGCCCACCTCGAAGTGGGCCGCCACCGCTCGGGCTTCGATTCGCCGGTGTGCCTCAACGCCTCCGGCGCGAACGCCCACATTCTGGGCTACCGGAACGGCCGGTATCGCGTGCTGGGCGAGACGATGGACACCGGCGTCGGCAACGCCATCGACAAGTTCACGCGCCACATCGGCTGGTCCCATCCCGGCGGGCCGAAGGTCGAACAGCACGCCCGGGACGGCGAGTACCACGAACTGCCCTACGTCGTCAAGGGGATGGACTTCTCCTTTTCGGGCATCATGAGCGCCGCCAAGCAGGCAGTCGACGACGGCGTCCCGGTCGAGAACGTCTGCCGCGGGATGGAGGAAACCATCTTCGCGATGCTGACGGAAGTCTCCGAGCGGGCGCTGTCGCTGACCGGGGCCGACGAACTGGTGCTTGGCGGCGGCGTCGGCCAGAACGCCCGTCTCCAGCGGATGCTCGGTGAGATGTGTGAGCAACGCGAGGCAGAATTCTACGCTCCGGAAAACCGCTTCCTGCGGGACAACGCCGGGATGATAGCGATGCTCGGCGCGAAGATGTACGCGGCTGGCGACACCATCGCCATCGAGGACTCCCGCATCGATTCGAACTTCCGGCCCGACGAAGTGGCCGTCACCTGGCGGGGACCCGAGGAGTCGGTGGACAGCTACCGGATGGGAGGCGACGAAGTTCAGGGCGCAGAGGCGACCGTCCACTTCGATGGGGACCGGGTGATCAAGGTGCGCGTGCCGCGGAGCTACCGCCACCCGACGCTGGACGAGCGTCTCAGGACTGAGCGGACCCGGCAGGAAGCCCGGCTCACCAGCGAGGCGCGCCGCAACGGCGTCCCGACGCCGCTGGTCCGAGATGTCGACCCACAGGAGTCGCGCATTGTCTTCCAGCGCGTGGGCGACACAGACCTCCGCGAGGGGCTGTCCGAGGGGCGGGTCGCGGACGTTGGCCGCTGGCTCGCTCGCATCCACGACGCCGGCTTCGTGCACGGCGACCCGACGACCCGGAACGTCCGGGTGGGTGGCCGTGACGAGCAGGCGGACCGGACCACCCTCATCGACTTCGGACTCGGCTACTACACGCAGGAGGCCGAGGACCACGCGATGGACCTTCACGTCCTCGCCCAGTCGCTCGCCGGGACCGCGGACGACCCCGAGACGCTGCTGTCGGCCGCCGAGGACGCCTACCGGACCGAGAGCGACCACGCCGACGCGGTGTTCGCTAGCCTCGACGACATCGAGGGCCGGGGTCGGTATCAGTAG
- a CDS encoding DUF5808 domain-containing protein, with amino-acid sequence MAEKPQSGTLFGVPYNFERPSLKRLVSSYWKPGDDMLVEKPFGIGYTLNLANWRSWVVLAVAGVMLYLERGGSSEEFESENEDEPVEVVVD; translated from the coding sequence ATGGCAGAAAAACCCCAGTCGGGAACGTTGTTCGGCGTGCCGTACAACTTTGAACGACCGAGTCTTAAGCGGTTGGTGTCGTCCTATTGGAAGCCAGGCGATGATATGCTGGTGGAGAAGCCGTTCGGGATCGGTTACACCCTGAACCTGGCGAACTGGCGCTCGTGGGTCGTGCTGGCGGTCGCTGGCGTGATGCTGTATCTCGAACGCGGCGGCAGCAGCGAGGAGTTCGAGTCCGAGAATGAGGACGAACCGGTCGAAGTCGTCGTCGACTGA
- a CDS encoding non-canonical purine NTP pyrophosphatase → MLNFVTTNPGKVREATEYLDDDVQQFDFDYPEVQADDLRTVAAKGARAAYRAADGPVIVDDAGLFIDAFDGFPGPYSSYVEDTVGVERVWRMTEPEDDRGAAFKTVIAYCDGEGFEATPDPGGIDREDRRGQDLSADDRGTATTDEQVHDGSAAQSSETVPVKLFEGRVNGEIVAPRGEGGFGFDPIFEHDGTTFAEMSTEQKNAISHRGRALAKFAEWYGER, encoded by the coding sequence ATGCTCAATTTTGTCACAACCAATCCCGGGAAAGTCCGGGAGGCGACCGAGTATCTCGACGACGACGTCCAGCAGTTCGACTTCGACTACCCGGAGGTGCAAGCCGACGACCTGCGAACGGTCGCGGCCAAGGGAGCGCGAGCAGCCTACCGCGCGGCTGACGGGCCGGTCATCGTCGACGATGCGGGGCTGTTCATCGACGCCTTCGATGGGTTCCCCGGCCCGTACTCCTCGTACGTCGAGGACACTGTCGGCGTGGAACGCGTCTGGCGCATGACCGAACCGGAGGACGACCGCGGTGCAGCGTTCAAAACGGTCATCGCCTACTGTGACGGCGAGGGCTTCGAAGCGACGCCGGACCCGGGCGGTATCGACCGCGAGGACCGGCGTGGACAGGACCTGTCGGCTGACGACCGCGGCACGGCGACGACGGACGAGCAGGTCCACGACGGAAGCGCGGCCCAGAGCAGCGAGACAGTCCCGGTCAAACTGTTCGAGGGGCGCGTGAACGGCGAAATCGTCGCCCCGCGCGGCGAGGGAGGGTTCGGCTTCGACCCCATCTTCGAGCACGACGGAACGACGTTCGCGGAGATGAGCACCGAGCAGAAGAACGCGATCTCCCACCGCGGCCGGGCGTTAGCGAAGTTCGCGGAGTGGTACGGTGAGCGGTAG
- a CDS encoding SDR family NAD(P)-dependent oxidoreductase, producing MSGSDVPVVGTGGTALITGASAGIGRALAQEFAARGHDVVLVARSKGKLERLAEDLETRGVTATSVVMDLDRPAAAEELYEEVTERGLDIDVLVNNVGVGTYGQFAESDLDAERTQLRLNVMLPVELTRLFIDEFDDGGAVINMGSVAGFQPGPNLAGYYASKAYINSFSEALAEELRKTSVDVTVVCPGPVDTEFQERAGMTDSTVGSVATNTPDAVASAAYEGAAAGETIVIPRRSMRLIDRLVRVTPRWAVRRVAALVNQDR from the coding sequence GTGAGCGGTAGCGACGTACCGGTCGTCGGGACCGGTGGCACCGCCTTGATAACCGGTGCGTCGGCGGGCATCGGTAGAGCGCTGGCACAGGAGTTCGCCGCACGCGGGCACGACGTGGTGCTGGTCGCCCGAAGCAAGGGGAAGCTGGAGCGGCTGGCCGAGGACCTCGAAACGAGGGGAGTCACGGCGACCTCTGTCGTGATGGACCTCGACCGCCCGGCGGCCGCTGAAGAGCTGTACGAGGAGGTGACCGAGCGCGGTCTGGACATCGACGTGCTCGTCAACAACGTCGGTGTGGGGACCTACGGCCAGTTCGCCGAAAGCGACCTCGACGCGGAGCGAACGCAGTTGCGCCTGAACGTCATGCTCCCGGTCGAACTGACCCGGCTGTTCATTGACGAGTTCGACGATGGCGGCGCGGTTATCAACATGGGTTCAGTCGCCGGGTTCCAGCCGGGGCCGAACCTCGCTGGCTACTACGCGAGCAAAGCGTACATCAACAGCTTCAGCGAAGCACTGGCTGAGGAATTACGGAAGACATCGGTCGACGTGACGGTGGTCTGTCCCGGCCCGGTCGACACGGAGTTTCAGGAACGAGCGGGAATGACGGACTCGACGGTCGGGTCGGTCGCCACGAACACACCCGATGCGGTCGCATCAGCGGCCTACGAGGGGGCCGCCGCTGGCGAGACTATCGTTATCCCGCGCCGGTCGATGCGGCTTATCGACCGATTGGTGAGGGTGACACCGCGCTGGGCCGTCCGGCGCGTTGCAGCGCTGGTCAATCAGGACCGGTAG
- a CDS encoding methyl-accepting chemotaxis protein yields the protein MLTDPIRKYKAVIRGSLDVFGVSGSVERKVLAAVGLQFGASVALAVVSLVATGTVRFVVTGVLLAGAIVAFANTVFITREDFVEPVTAMAAGADHIASGELDVELPESERDDEVAELLSSFRSMQSYLLTVSRQADALSRQEFDADVLDEDVPGTFGQSLEQMAASMDEYTTELQTMTSDLERRSQALNDLVVAFGDAAEQAKDGDLTATIDEEFAADDEQFDAVVENYNDLVTTLGETVATVAAFAEDVDETSDHVTRSVTEINDASDEISRSIQEISAGASQQASRHDDVASEMNTLSATVEEIAATAENAADTAEKATRRGREGRADAEQAIDELDEMEARIDDIAVAVESLVDQISEIDDIVEVITDIAEQTNMLALNASIEAARADGSGDGFAVVADEVKTLAEETHDAATDVSDRIEAVQHEASETVSNVEATNQQVTDSAATIESALRDFEDIVDVLGEVNASIQEISGATAEQAETTQEVVDMVDEVAAVSEQTNEESEAVAAATEEQTATITEVTTEVQEMAAQTDDLREVLAAFDIAEGAGPSKTVSTATVTTADD from the coding sequence ATGCTCACAGACCCCATCAGAAAATACAAAGCGGTGATACGTGGATCGCTTGATGTTTTTGGCGTCTCCGGTTCGGTCGAACGGAAGGTGCTCGCAGCCGTCGGTCTGCAGTTTGGCGCTTCGGTCGCGCTGGCAGTTGTCTCGCTTGTTGCCACCGGGACGGTCCGGTTCGTCGTCACTGGCGTGTTGCTCGCTGGCGCTATTGTCGCGTTCGCCAACACGGTGTTCATCACCCGCGAAGACTTCGTCGAACCCGTCACAGCGATGGCCGCGGGTGCGGACCACATCGCGTCCGGCGAACTCGATGTCGAACTGCCCGAGAGCGAGCGCGACGACGAGGTCGCCGAACTGCTCTCGTCGTTTCGGTCGATGCAGTCCTATCTGCTGACAGTGTCTCGGCAGGCCGACGCACTCTCTCGGCAGGAGTTCGACGCCGATGTTCTCGATGAGGACGTGCCTGGGACGTTCGGACAGTCACTGGAGCAGATGGCCGCCAGTATGGACGAGTACACCACCGAACTCCAGACGATGACCAGCGACCTCGAACGGCGCTCGCAGGCACTCAACGACCTTGTTGTCGCCTTCGGTGACGCTGCCGAACAGGCGAAAGACGGGGACCTGACAGCCACTATCGACGAGGAGTTCGCGGCCGACGACGAGCAGTTTGACGCCGTCGTCGAGAACTACAACGACCTCGTGACGACGCTGGGAGAGACGGTCGCAACCGTCGCCGCGTTCGCAGAGGACGTCGACGAGACGAGCGACCACGTCACCCGAAGCGTCACGGAGATCAACGACGCGAGTGACGAGATCTCCCGGTCGATTCAGGAGATTTCGGCTGGAGCCAGTCAGCAGGCGTCGCGCCACGACGACGTCGCGTCCGAGATGAACACGCTATCTGCCACCGTCGAAGAGATCGCCGCGACCGCCGAAAACGCGGCCGACACCGCCGAGAAGGCGACACGGCGAGGCCGAGAGGGGCGTGCGGACGCCGAGCAGGCGATCGACGAACTCGACGAGATGGAGGCTCGTATCGACGATATCGCCGTTGCGGTCGAGAGTCTGGTCGACCAGATCAGCGAAATCGACGACATCGTGGAGGTCATCACGGACATCGCCGAGCAGACCAACATGCTCGCACTGAACGCCTCGATCGAGGCGGCCCGTGCGGACGGAAGCGGCGACGGATTCGCTGTCGTTGCCGACGAGGTGAAGACACTCGCAGAGGAGACCCACGATGCCGCGACGGATGTGTCGGACCGCATCGAAGCGGTCCAGCACGAGGCCAGCGAAACCGTCAGCAACGTGGAAGCGACAAACCAGCAGGTGACAGACAGTGCCGCGACTATCGAGTCTGCGCTCCGAGACTTCGAGGATATCGTCGACGTGCTCGGCGAGGTAAACGCCTCGATTCAGGAGATATCGGGTGCCACCGCCGAGCAGGCAGAGACCACGCAGGAGGTCGTCGATATGGTCGACGAGGTCGCGGCGGTGAGCGAACAGACCAACGAGGAGTCCGAGGCTGTCGCCGCTGCCACCGAGGAGCAAACAGCGACGATTACCGAAGTGACCACCGAAGTACAGGAGATGGCGGCCCAGACCGATGACCTGCGTGAGGTGCTTGCGGCGTTCGATATCGCCGAGGGCGCTGGACCATCGAAGACAGTCTCGACAGCCACGGTAACGACGGCTGACGACTAA
- a CDS encoding PIN domain-containing protein, producing the protein MREPSPARVVADADVLAADLLCGPDSDARAAIDHLRRHSWVTLVASDHLLDDASAVIADLANDTLAADWRARIEPDCDIVDHPAGDHPALASAYRGGAQHLLSYADDLRSAQTSASLNRHMSLSVRPPDAFARLFDPESLYPVVENGEYPGPDRDPRA; encoded by the coding sequence ATGCGTGAGCCGTCGCCGGCGCGTGTCGTCGCTGATGCCGACGTCCTCGCTGCCGACCTGCTGTGTGGACCAGACAGCGATGCACGTGCTGCCATCGACCATCTCCGTCGGCACTCATGGGTCACGCTTGTTGCGAGTGACCACCTGTTAGACGATGCCAGCGCCGTCATCGCCGACCTCGCCAACGACACCCTGGCGGCTGACTGGCGGGCGCGAATTGAGCCCGACTGTGACATCGTAGATCACCCTGCCGGCGACCATCCCGCGCTGGCCTCGGCCTACCGGGGTGGCGCACAGCACTTGCTTTCCTATGCGGACGACCTGCGTAGCGCACAGACCAGCGCGTCGCTCAACCGTCATATGTCGCTGAGTGTCAGACCGCCGGACGCTTTCGCTCGCCTGTTCGACCCAGAATCACTGTACCCCGTTGTCGAGAACGGCGAGTATCCCGGTCCAGACCGGGATCCACGCGCGTAG
- a CDS encoding potassium channel family protein yields the protein MKFVIVGYGRVGIRTARILQSEGHEVVIVDNDPVKVERATETGFETIQGDGNEESVLVDAGIESADAIGGLTGDLNTNFTACMIGKEFGCRTVLRIDADYREEIYEKYAADVDEIIYPERLGAAGAKTALLGGDFNVLADLTEQLSVASIRIPDDSPFVGKRVVEVDLPGDAHIYAHGTDHEPMTIPLPQTKIEPGDSVAIMADPGGLDDIRATLRGDASA from the coding sequence ATGAAGTTCGTTATCGTTGGCTATGGCCGCGTCGGCATCCGGACCGCACGGATTCTACAGAGCGAGGGGCACGAAGTCGTTATCGTCGACAACGACCCTGTGAAGGTCGAACGGGCCACGGAAACCGGGTTCGAGACGATCCAGGGTGACGGCAACGAGGAAAGCGTCCTCGTCGATGCCGGTATCGAAAGTGCGGACGCTATCGGCGGTCTCACGGGCGACCTGAACACGAACTTCACCGCCTGCATGATCGGCAAAGAGTTCGGCTGTCGGACGGTCCTGCGGATTGATGCCGACTACCGCGAGGAGATCTACGAGAAGTACGCCGCTGACGTGGATGAGATAATCTACCCCGAGCGACTGGGCGCGGCTGGTGCGAAGACGGCACTACTGGGCGGTGACTTCAACGTCCTCGCCGACCTGACCGAACAGCTTTCGGTCGCGAGTATCCGCATTCCCGACGACTCGCCGTTCGTCGGAAAGCGGGTCGTCGAGGTGGACCTTCCCGGCGATGCTCACATCTACGCACACGGGACGGACCACGAACCGATGACGATTCCGCTCCCACAGACTAAAATCGAACCCGGCGACAGTGTCGCGATCATGGCTGATCCCGGCGGGCTGGACGACATTCGAGCGACGCTCCGGGGCGACGCGTCCGCCTGA